One region of Verrucomicrobiota bacterium genomic DNA includes:
- a CDS encoding biopolymer transporter ExbD, with product MIKFPRKTKIFKGEFQAGPFAAVFLWFLVFLTFNTAIVYIPGLPLDLAEAGLRLNANQMASVQLQPDATFRFKAEEFRTFDLFENRLRGEVKTNGLKLLVLQVNPALTNQEAARRIVEVARELKLLVDMPGSKVELPVTDSLIVATNPTISVVINLAGEVYFQSQVVTDGQLRERLAEAMRQMARTPSLIVLADRTVSYETITRVGSVARLVGITQVILAARPPLFESATEP from the coding sequence ATGATCAAGTTTCCGCGCAAAACCAAAATTTTTAAAGGCGAATTCCAAGCCGGACCGTTCGCGGCGGTGTTTCTTTGGTTTTTGGTCTTTTTAACGTTCAATACCGCCATTGTTTATATTCCGGGCTTGCCGCTCGACCTTGCGGAGGCCGGTCTGCGGCTGAATGCCAATCAAATGGCGAGTGTCCAGCTTCAGCCGGATGCCACCTTCCGTTTTAAAGCGGAGGAATTTCGCACGTTCGATCTGTTTGAAAATCGCCTGCGTGGCGAGGTGAAGACCAATGGATTAAAATTGTTGGTGCTGCAAGTAAATCCCGCCCTGACCAATCAGGAGGCGGCCCGGCGGATTGTCGAGGTGGCACGCGAGCTTAAATTGCTGGTGGATATGCCTGGCAGCAAAGTGGAGTTGCCCGTGACGGACAGTCTGATCGTGGCCACGAATCCAACGATCTCCGTGGTCATCAATCTGGCGGGGGAAGTGTACTTTCAAAGCCAGGTGGTTACGGATGGGCAATTGCGCGAGCGGCTGGCGGAGGCGATGCGGCAAATGGCACGCACGCCCTCGCTGATCGTGCTGGCGGATCGCACGGTCAGTTATGAGACGATCACGCGGGTGGGTTCCGTGGCACGCTTGGTTGGCATCACGCAGGTTATCCTGGCGGCCCGCCCGCCGTTGTTCGAGTCGGCAACTGAACCATGA
- a CDS encoding MotA/TolQ/ExbB proton channel family protein produces the protein MLPTFLVSGGPLVWLLMLVGAVSFVVFLERVLIYHREQINCTEFLSGVRNVLKRDNIVEAISICDATPGPVARMVKVAILNRDTGRTRIQAVLAETGAVEVPRLEEKLSILATAAQIAPLLGLLGTVLAMLGMFGVMQRQGMAIHPYDFARHLYGGLCTTAMGLAVAIINYAAYNYLVRRVDSIVLDMEKAAAEVLNALTENSRTP, from the coding sequence ATGTTGCCGACATTTTTAGTCTCTGGCGGGCCCTTGGTCTGGTTGTTGATGCTGGTGGGAGCGGTGTCGTTCGTCGTGTTTTTGGAGCGGGTGTTGATCTATCATCGCGAGCAGATCAATTGCACTGAGTTCTTGAGCGGCGTGCGTAATGTGTTAAAACGCGACAATATCGTGGAAGCAATTTCCATCTGTGACGCCACCCCTGGTCCGGTGGCACGCATGGTGAAGGTGGCCATCTTGAATCGCGATACCGGACGCACGCGCATTCAGGCGGTGCTGGCGGAAACCGGCGCGGTGGAGGTACCCCGTTTGGAGGAAAAACTCAGCATTCTGGCGACCGCCGCTCAGATTGCGCCGCTTTTGGGCTTGCTGGGCACGGTGCTCGCGATGTTGGGTATGTTTGGCGTGATGCAACGCCAGGGGATGGCCATTCATCCCTACGATTTCGCGCGTCACCTTTATGGTGGCCTATGCACCACCGCCATGGGCTTGGCGGTGGCCATCATCAATTACGCCGCGTATAATTATCTCGTCCGCCGGGTGGATTCCATCGTGCTCGATATGGAAAAAGCCGCCGCTGAGGTGCTGAACGCGTTGACCGAGAACTCGCGCACTCCATGA
- a CDS encoding outer membrane beta-barrel protein — protein MMKYNKWTLGLAAVGVVSLASVVKAEEKLSPILGAVSSTIISGYVDTSAVWRPGNQTAASWSTPGLIGQGAGNAVTQNKADGFNLNVVKLAIEKPLDEKEWAAGYKGELLFGPDAVGWNPSANGNATTDYAIKQAYVALRAPVGNGLDLKLGVFDTVVGYESFDSCDNPHYSRSYGWNIEPTEHTGLLASYKVADALTIKGGVANTAAAGVNARPVRLGNANVQDTEKTYMAAIELTAPESFGFLKGSKLYAGIVDGLAGGSTDTTWVYAGATLNTPLEALTFGAAFDYRWDGKISGQYGSGKHAMAVGAYTSIKPTEKLKFNVRVEYAKGTESTWYVVPATTSEKDNALLGVTGTLDYSLWANAITRFEARYDRDLTNLHPGPFGNGAAYNAYFALNVIYKF, from the coding sequence GTCTGGCCGCAGTCGGCGTGGTCAGTCTGGCATCAGTAGTCAAAGCCGAAGAAAAGCTGAGCCCGATATTGGGCGCGGTATCATCCACCATTATCAGTGGGTACGTGGATACGTCCGCTGTATGGCGGCCGGGTAATCAGACGGCGGCCAGTTGGAGCACGCCTGGATTGATCGGGCAAGGTGCTGGTAACGCGGTTACCCAAAACAAGGCGGATGGTTTCAACCTGAACGTGGTAAAACTCGCCATCGAGAAGCCGTTGGATGAAAAAGAATGGGCTGCGGGATATAAAGGCGAATTGCTGTTTGGCCCCGATGCAGTCGGCTGGAACCCCTCGGCCAACGGAAACGCGACAACCGACTATGCCATCAAACAGGCGTATGTGGCATTGCGCGCCCCGGTGGGTAATGGGTTGGACCTCAAACTTGGCGTGTTTGATACCGTGGTGGGTTATGAATCCTTTGATAGTTGCGATAACCCCCACTACAGCCGTTCTTATGGTTGGAATATTGAACCGACTGAGCACACGGGTTTGTTGGCGAGCTATAAAGTCGCTGACGCGTTGACCATCAAAGGTGGAGTGGCCAATACGGCCGCCGCCGGTGTCAATGCCCGCCCGGTGCGTTTGGGTAACGCCAATGTGCAAGATACCGAGAAGACCTACATGGCCGCGATCGAACTGACCGCGCCGGAAAGCTTCGGGTTCTTGAAAGGTTCCAAATTGTATGCCGGCATTGTTGACGGTTTGGCTGGTGGCTCTACGGATACGACTTGGGTCTATGCCGGTGCGACACTGAATACTCCGCTGGAAGCTCTGACTTTCGGTGCGGCATTCGATTATCGCTGGGACGGCAAGATCAGCGGGCAATATGGCAGTGGCAAACATGCCATGGCCGTTGGTGCTTATACGAGCATCAAGCCGACTGAAAAGTTGAAGTTTAATGTGCGTGTTGAATATGCCAAGGGGACGGAGAGCACTTGGTACGTGGTGCCTGCGACGACGAGTGAAAAAGACAACGCGTTGCTGGGTGTGACCGGCACGTTGGACTATTCCCTCTGGGCCAACGCCATTACCCGGTTCGAAGCCCGCTATGATCGCGACCTGACCAACCTGCATCCTGGTCCGTTCGGTAACGGTGCAGCCTACAACGCCTATTTCGCCCTGAACGTCATCTACAAGTTCTAA